The Endozoicomonas sp. 4G DNA segment GTTCGCCATTACGAACTTAACAAAGAGACGGATACTCTCAAGGTCGTTCTCGAATCCCTGCTGGAAGATCTGGAAGAAAGAGAAGCCAACGAGACACTTCACTGAAACAGGCTTGCAGGACTGTTTATTCGGTTCAAGACTGTTCATTCGGTTCAAGACTGTTCATTCGGTTCAAGACTGTTCATTCGGTTCAAGACTGTTCATTCGGTTCAAGACTGTTCATTCGGTTCAAGACTGTTCATTCGGTTCAAGACTGTTCATTCGGTTCAAGACTGTTCATTCGATTCAGGACTGTTTACTCTAAAACAACACCTGAACTGAATCAGTGAGGCTAAGCATGTTGACTCTGTCCAAGGAAAACAGACGCCAACTCAGCGAGAACGGTTATACGGTTATTCCTGACGCTGTTCCGCTGTCCCTGTGTGATGACGCCATTGATTTAATCACACACTTTCTTGATATTGACCTCAGCAATCCCCAAAGCTGGTACCAAAAAGATCTCGGATACAACGGTCTGGTTCCTGTTCATCAGCATCAGAGCCTCTGGAATATAAGACAACACCCTAATATTCACGCCCTTTTCTCACAACTCCTTGGTACTGAAAAACTCTGGGTTCGCATGGACAGGCTGTCCTTCAAACCGCCCTCTCTTGATCCCGAAACGGACCAGCTAAAACGTCATATCCATCTCGACTTTCCCGCAGAAAAACTCACATCATTGCGCTTGCAGGGCATTCTCTATCTGACTGACACCGAAAAAGACCAGGGGGCATTCTGCTGTGTGCCCAGCCTTTTCAAAAAAGATGATGTGCTTAAACACCGTGAAAGTCTCTGGTTCTCTGAAGAAGAACTCAGTCAGTATCCGATCGAACCGATAGCAGCACAGGCCGGTTCGCTGATCATCTGGGATTCAGGTCTTCCCCACTCTGGAATGCTGAATATTTCAGACAAACCCAGGCTGGCAGTCTATATTTCTATGTTTCCGGCAGGCTCTGAAGGAACGGCTGAAGAACGTATACAGCTCTGGCAGGAAAAACGAGCACCAGAAAAGTGGCGGGGCCTGCGCTATCAACAAGATCCGGAACCGGGAGAACCTGCTCAGCTCAGTGAGCTGGGCAAGAAACTGTTGGGACTGGAAAAATACACCTGACTGTTCCCGTCCTGCCGACGGAGCTTTAAACGACAAGGGTTAAGTACTTGAAACATTATATGGCCCTGTTCCTTGCTTCGCTATTTTTGTTGCACAGTTTACAGGCTCAGGCGGCGACTCAACCTACAGCCTCTACAGTACCATCATGCGACTCTCTGACAGGACAAACGCTGGGCGTGCAGCGACGGCTAGACCAGTATAAAGAGTTTTTTCGCGGAAAACAGTGTCTTGTTCTCAGTGCCAACCGGAAAGAAAATTTAAATGAATTGATCCATCAGGCTCCTGAAAATACGGTGATACTGCTCTCCTCCAACATTGTTCCTGTGAGAGGTAGAACCGCGGTTGAGTACTTTACATATAAAATAGTTTTAAAGGATGGCCAAGACATTATTGGAGCCGCTGACGACGGTTTTGAAATCGTCGTCATGTCCAGAGGTCACGGAAGCGAACATATGGTCGAGGTAGGAACCTCTGAAAATTTCCGGTTTGGAGAAACAAGAGACAGCCATATCAAACACCTTACTTTCCGGCCACTTGGATACACCGCGGGTCACCCAGACGGTGGCTTCCCCGAACCTAACTCTATTATTTTCGCAGAATGTTACAACCGGAGACTGATTGTAAAAGACAACATATTCCATCTTCCCAACCGATCCGCAATGAATCTTGATTGCAAAAAATCGCTGGATGCAACGGCCGATAGCAATCGCCCTGGTCCGGGCCTGCAGTTTGCCAATAACACGATCAGAGGTCACCTAATCCAGAACAGGTTCCTGAACTATATGCCCGAAGATGGGGTATTTGTAAATCTTCCTGCTATCAGAAACCAGTCACAGAGAATCTCTGTTACCGATAATACATTCCTGGGCAGAGTGGCAGAGGCGGGTGAATTTACTCTTGGGCCCGGAAGCCGTATGGATATCTTCAGAAATACCGTAGACATTATCAATAATGGCAGCACTAACACATTTCGCGATGCTTCTGCCCAACGATCACCACGAGTGGGAGGCTTTACTCTTATAGGTCATACCGATGCCAATGCAGAGCCTCCTCTCTTTAACCTGGCAGGCAACTGGATCCAGGTAAGTCCCCGGGCAGAAGAGGCCGCTATAAACGTCAGCCCCCCTCTCAGACTGGCCCTGGCCTGTAATCACCTGCAGGCCATCCGTCCATGGCGACAATTTCAACCACACTTCAGCCTGAAAGCTGATGATCCGTTACCGCTGGCAGGTGAGTGTGAAAGACCGATGACGTCGCCCGTTGTCACGCCAACGCCAAATTCAACGGTTGCCATGCCATCAGCAAGCTCAACCGTTTTTACGCCAACACCTGCTCCCTATTCCATCAGCCAGATTCTAAACACCTGGACGGCCATTAACTCCTCTGCCACGGCCTGTGATGGACTGGTCAACTACGAAGGTCGTTTTTTCTTTAAATCAGCAGTCTGCCCGACTGTCACTACGCCCTCTGCTTTTGTTACTGATAAAGCTTTTAGCGGCAACACGACCTCCAATAAAAAAGGCCTGATCTCTACTTCATCAGCAGATTCAACCAGAATGACTGCGGGTTCAGGTGTTATAACCACTCTGGCCATATTGTTGGCTCTATATCAGAGCGCAAGCAGTCTCTAAAATAAAACACACTCAGCTCGTCCCAGACTTCGTTTTATTGACTACTTTAAAGACCACCCATTTCTTTTTATACAGGCGCTGGTCTAATGAAACTCAGGCTCACAGGCAGTATCGTCCTGCTTTCACTCTGTTTGATGTCCTCACTGGCTTTTGCCGTAACCTATTCGGACAATCTGGTACTGGTGGTCTATGAAAGTAACGCCGAGGTCAATATGGTGCTGGTCTCGGCAGATCACCCAGAGAAGGTTCTGGCCAGCTCAGTGGCTTCTCCGGTTCATATCAGCTACAGCCAGTCACCGGATTATGAAGACTATTATGCAGCCTCTCTCGCCGGTATGGGCCATCCCGGCACGCTGGCATTCCGTGATTCTGAAACCATTCTGTTTGCTGCTGCGCTTGATAATCTCAGAAAGTCAGCCCGCTTCCACTGGCCAGGCCTGAAGTATGACGACAAGATCAGGCTTGATGCAGTATTCGTTGGTATTTCCGGATTCTACGAACACAAGGATAAAACGCTTACGGTTGATGGCAGAACCATGACCAAAGAGCAGTACATTGACAAGAACCTGAGAGAAGTACTGAAGTTACGTAACTTCCCGATATTCCAGCATAAACTTCTGCAACTGGACTCCGATGCCCGTCTGATGGGCAAAGTGGCCAAACAGAAGGCAGGCGGAAAGGGTGAATTAAGGGATCTGGATTTTATTCAACTGACCACTTACGCCGTCGGTTACAAAATTCGGGACGGTATTATGCAGGATGATCTGGTGACTTATGGCAGTGAGGGTGGAAGTTATCAGTACGGCATCAGCATTCAGGAAAATTTTCTTGATCAACTGCCAGTAACCTGTACAGCCAGTGATTTTAACATACTGGATCTAGAGCACGTACCGGTTCTGAAAGCCATGAATGCCATGCCAACCGTGGCTGCTTATGAGCAAGCACGCAAAGGTGACTACCTATCCTACCCTGAGCTGGGCTATAGCAAAACGGAACAGGCACGATTGAATACCACCTTGCCTACCAGAAAGTTTAATCACCTGTTTGTTCGCTTGAAAAACAAGAAGAATGAAGCGGGCTACGTCGGCTTCTGGGTGCTGCAACAGAATACCGTGCCAGCGGGCATCGCTGAGGAAGACTGGTATTACGGCCAAAACACCTTAACCGAATGTGCCAGGATAACCTTTATTCCAGTCATTAAAAGCGTCGTTGAGGGGCTGAGTGAAGAGGGCATTGACAAAGACAGGGAGGGCAACAATGTGCCTCTGCTCATGGTAGGGGAGTTGCCGGTGGGGCAGACTGTACGGGTGAAAGATGCGCTTAATGAGGTTCTGAGCGAAGAAGACCTGAAGCGCATGGTCTGGTTGAACCCTTCGCAATACCGAGAGCTTCTGGCGATAGCGGGTGTCAAGCTGTTGCAGGGATATGGCTATGCACCTGAGCGGAACAAGCTAAATCCGGAGTTATAAACAAGGATCCGTTATGCATAAACTTGCCCTGCGGATAAACGCCAGACTTGTTGAGCACGCTAAAAAATATGCTGCTGACCACGGCAAATCTTTGTCTCAACTGGTAGCTGATTATTTTAATGCGCTACTTGAGGAATCTGATGTCAGCAAAAAACTGCCTCCCCTCACACAAAGTCTCAGGGGTATCATGGCAGGTTCTGAAGTATCGAGTGAGGAGGATTACAAAAAATACCTTGAGGATAAGTATCTATTAACCAGCCCTGGCTCCCTGCTGAATCAGCCTGACTGACGTTTCTGTTAGCTCGCTAATTCTTTGCCAAAAAAGTGACCGCTGCTCTCTATCAACAGGCTCCAGTGGCTTAAGCTTTTCCAGAGCAGTCTGAAGCGCCTTTGGGCAGACCGATTCCCGAACAGGCCGGGGCTGGTCAGGAAAGTTGTCTGAGAAAAGTCGATTCCAATCAAAGCAACAACCCGGATCGGCTTTTCCCCGGAAACCGGCTATCTGCTCATGACCAAGAATCCGTTGTGGATCATTCAAACTGGGGTAATGCTGCTGCAACTGTTGAATCACATCTTTCAGAGCTGAATATTGCGCATTGGTGAAAGGGAAAACATTCCCGTTATAGTTAACCAGCTCTATGCCAATGGCGAAATCGTTGAACGCTTCCTTTTCCTGCCAGCGGCTAATCCCTGCATGCCAGGCTCTGTGAGCCGTGCCGTTCAAGCAACTGACCAGCTCATAGATGGCTCCATCCAGATCAATCACCAGATGGGCTGAAGCCCCACACTCGCTGCTTGAAAAAATGTCCAGCGTGCCCTGAAGGTCTACCGCCGTGTAATGCAAGACCAGAAACTCTACAGGAATTTCCCGGGCATCAAAGTTGGGGCTGGGGTGTGAAACGAAGCGAAGAGCCATTGATTTGCCTGTAAAAGGTGTGGAATCCGAAGAACTTTTAGCCTAACCAGCCCTCTGTCCAGAGATCAAGGGCGAATGTTAGAAAGTCCACTTCCTGAAAGATAACGAATCGCCACTTTTATGGCTTCAGTCATGCTGACATCAGAGGCAATACCTTTACCAGCGATGTCGTAGGCGGTGCCGTGATCTACCGAAGTTCTCAGAAAAGGCAAGCCGCAGGTGATGGAAATGGTTTTGTGGAAGTCCACCATCTTGGTCGCGATGTGACCCTGATCATGGTAGAGCGAGATAACCGCATCAAATTTTCCATTCAATGCCTGATAAAACACCGAATCAGCAGGCCAGGGGCCGGATACGTTCAACCCAAGCTGTTGCAACCTGAGAACAGCGGGCCTGATTTCTTCCTGCTCTTCATGCCCAAACAGGCCGTTATCGCCGCAATGAGGGTTTAGCCCTGCTATGGCCAGACTGGGCATCTCGATACCCAGTGATTTCAGGGCTTCAATCGCTTTTTGCGCACATTGAATCAAATTATTTCGAGTGACATAGTCACAGGCCTGCCTGAGAGACAGGTGTCGTGAAAGAAAAAAGACTTTCAATCCCGCCACTTCAAACAACGTCAGTGGGTGCCTGCTGTCTGTCAGATCAGCAAGAATTTCGGTGTGCCCTGCCTGTCTGATATTGGCTGCGGCCAGGGACATCTTGTTAATAGGCGGTGTTACCAGAGCATGAACCTGTTGCTCCAGGGCCAGCTGTGTTGCCAGTTGAATGCAGTCGTAAGCCATCTTCCCGGCGGCAGCTGAAACCGTGCCCGGCTCGAAATGTTGAGGAGGAACAGTGGGTTCGAGGAGATTGAGAATATCGGTCCGGGGATCAATATCGGTACAAGCCTTCACAGGCTTGATGGTCAGGGGCAAACAGCAGGTCGAGATAACCTGTTGAAGAACCGCACCATAGCCGACCACCAGCAATCGACAGCTATTAGAGAAGTCATTGGCAGCAAGTGCTTTTACCAGGATTTCCGGGCCGATGCCGGCCGGGTCACCCATTGGAATACAGATCAGGGGATTCATTACTCACAGCCAGCCAGAAGCCTGACGGTCAGGATCCTGACTGGGACTCAGTCTGATTGATAGCTGTGAGTTTAGACCAGACGCGCAATGATGACGTGCAATGATGACGTGCAGACATTGTCGCACAATCAGGAGCGAATGATATTACCACCCGCTTCCCTGATAGCCGCCAGACTTTCATCATCGAAACGGCTGTCCGTGATAATAGTATCCAGCTCATCCAGCTGGCAGATAGTCTTCATGCTGGAAGCACCAAACTTGCTGGAGTCTGCCAGCAGAACGCTGCGGGTTGCCCGATCCAGCATCTTGCGACGAATAAAGTAATGGTCGGTCGACGCTGTGGTCATACCGTGCTCCAGACTCCAGCTGTTGGTGGCCAGAAAGGCAATATCGGCATTAATGCTGTCCAGGAAAGACAGGGCGGTAGTATCACAGTGAGCCTTGGTAATGGCGCTGACCAGACCCCCGGTGGTGTAGACCTTGGCGGTCGAAGAATCAGAAAGTTGCAGGGCGATTTTCAGGTCGGGAGTGATCACCGTGACCTTCATGCGCATCAACAGCTTGGCCAGGGCCATGGTGCTGGTTCCCGCATCCAGCAGAACGATCTGCCCTTCCTTAACCAGCTTGAGGGCTTCGTAAGCAATGGACTTTTTCTCTTCGATGTTGACAGCATTCTTCTTTTCGTAAGGGATATCTTCCATCAGGAAGCTTTTGGATACCGCACCGCCATAGGTGACGCGCAGTTTGTCTTCCTGTTCCAGGGTTCGTATATCGCGACGAATGGTCATCTGGGAAACATCGAATTTCTCCGCCATCTCTTCGATGTTGGCACAGCCTTTTTCCTCTACGTAAGTCAGAATGTGCTCTCGACGCTCAACGGGAAGCATACCTAAACCTCTTGAATCATTGCGTATCTGTTATTTACGCCGCTCACCAGCTGTGGGGCGTAGTACTGGTTCGTGCTGCCGATATAGAGACAAGGCAATCAGAGCAGCTAAAATTCACTGGCGGATTATATGGCAGAATTTGTTCAGTTTCTTCCCCAGATATACCTATATGGTTAAAAAAGAAACGAGTTTTGACTCAGGAATCAGGCTCTGTCCTGACTGTGACCTGATGATAAAGACCCCGACCTTTGCTCATGACCCGGCCTATCGGCAGCAGGCTTCATGCCCCCGATGCGGCTGTGTGCTGGAGTCTCACCGACCTGCGGGCATCCAGCGCTGCCTGGCTCTGGTTGTGACCGGCTTAATCCTGTTTATACCCGCCAATTATTACCCCGTTCTCTCCATGGATATTCTGGGGAATGTGCAGCAAAGCACGATTTCTGAAGGGGTAATCGCTCTTTACCAGGGAGGTTATGGTGCCGTCGCTCTGCTGGTTCTGTTGTCTGCCATCCTGATCCCTTTTCTGCGTCTTGTGATTTTGTTTCAGGTTCTTGTTTCTGTCGGCAACGGTTGGGGACGCAGAAGATCCAGAACCTTGTTGAGAATTTATACGCTCTTGCAAGAGTGGGGTATGACAGAAATCTATTTCCTGGGCGCCCTGGTAGCGGTTATCAAGCTGGCAGATATGGCCAGTGTGCAGACCGGTGCAGGCTTATATTGCTTTGCCGGGCTGATGCTCTGTGAACTGATGATCACCCTGAACCTGAATGAGCATGAGCTGTGGAAAATGTTGGGAGAGGATCCATGACCGTAACAGATCCATCCAGCCAGATGTCCAGCGGTGCTGAGCGCAGGATAAAACTTTGCCTGAACTGCCACAGGGTGTGTCGGGCAGGTGAGATCCGATGTCCCCGATGTGGCAGCAAAGTACGTCTAAGAAAAAAGGACAGCCTTTCTCGTTGCTGGGCTCTGACCCTGAGCGCCGCGCTGCTCTACATACCTGCAAACCTGCTGCCGATAATGACGGTAAGCCGGTTTGGGCGAGGCAGGCCAGATACCATTATGTCGGGCGTCATAGAGCTGATGCACCATGGTATGGCACCCATTGCCCTGCTGGTTTTTACCGCCAGTATTCTGGTGCCCCTGATGAAACTTCTGGGCATGGCATGGCTGCTGGTTTGTGTGCAAACAGGGGCAATGAACCCGGATCGTCAGACCCGTCTGTATCGACTGATTGTCTGGATTGGCCGCTGGTCCATGCTGGATATTTTTATTATTTCCCTTCTTGTCGCACTGGTGCAGTTCGGTCATCTGGGTACTGTGACGGCCGGTCCTGCTGCTTTTGCGTTTGCTGCGGTGGTGGTGCTAACCATGTCGGCAGCCATGAGTTTTGATCCCAGACTACTTTGGGATCGGTCCAGTCAGTTGAGCTTAAAAGGAGATCAACAGTGAGCGACGAAAAGATGGCTGTGAACGCAGATCTGAAAGAGCATCGTCGTGTTCCAGCGATCTGGCTGCTGCCGGTGATTGCCCTGATGATCGTTTCCTTTCTGGTCTGGAGAACCCTTTATCACACGGGTCTGGAAGTTCACGTTCATTTTGACAATGCCAAGGGCATGAAAGCAGGCAAAACCGAAGTCAGGTACAACGGCCTGGCGGTTGGAAAAGTGACCCGAATGACCATGACAGAAGACCTGAAAGGTGTCGATGTCGAGCTGGAAATGGATCGGCAGATGAAGCCGTATCTCAGGGAATACAGTCAGTTCTGGCTGGTTCAGCCTCAGCTTTCTGTAGCCGGCGTGTCCGGTCTGGAAACGCTGGTCTCTGGCAACTACATCGCCTTCAGGCCCTCTGGGAGGGGTGAGACAAAGCGGTCATTTTCGGCGCTAGAATCGCCACCCGCCCCAGGCGTTCGAGAAGGAGGGCTGAGCCTGATACTTCAGGCTGATGAGTTATCTTCTGTGCAGGAGGGAAGTCCGGTCTATTATCGCCGTCTGAAGATTGGCGAAGTGACTCGCTACGCACTCTCGCAGGATGACGAAAGGGTTGATATTCATGTGTACATCAAGCCGACATTCAGCCATCTGGTAAGAAAAAATACCCGCTTCTGGAATGCAGGGGGGGTGGATATCTCCGGGAGTCTGACCCATCTGAAAGTAAGAACCCAGTCTTTGACTTCCATGATTCAGGGCGGTGTGGCTCTTTATACCCCGGATTGGGAAGAACAAGAGCCGGAGGCTGCCAACGGCACCCGCTTTCCTTTGTATAACGATTATGATGCCGCAGAAGCGGGCATCAGTATTGCCATTGAATTCCCTCTGGATGTTGCCCTTGGACAGGAGAAATCAAAAATACTTTTCCACGGTATGGAAGTGGGTGTTATCAAAGATGCCTCGTTTAATGAGGATTACTCAGCCATTATCGCCGAGGCCGTTATTCGCCCTGAAGCCAGACATATTCTGGTCAAAGGTGCCCGTTTCTGGATGGTGGCACCACAAATCAACCTGAAAGGCATCACGGGTCTGGAAACCCTGTTGGCTGGCCGTTATATCGCTATGGATGTCAGTCAGGTTGATATGAAAAAAGCGGAGCCGGAAACGAAATTCATCGGTCTGGCCAGCAAGCCTCCGGCATCGCCTTCCTCTCCGGGCCTGCACCTTGAACTCAGGGCTGACTCTCTTGAGGGTCTGAGCCAGGGTAGCCCTGTCCTCTATAGAAAAATGCCCGTCGGGCAGGTGGAGTCCTACACACTTGGGAAGGATGGGGTCGTGGTCAAAATATTGATCATGCCCAAATATCAACACCTTGTGAATAAAAGCACGCTTTTCTGGAATATCAGCGGTGTCACCCTGGAGGGTGGATTGCAGGGGTTCAAGGTCAGGACAGGCACACTCAATTCCATGCTTTCAGGAGGCATTGCCTTTAAAACCCCCAACCCTGATGCCGCCAGAGTAGCCAACAAAACCCGGTTTGTTTTATATGACGATATGAGCCGGGCAAGCGAAACAGGCCAGGTGATAGACATTCAGTTTGAATCTGCGGACGGTCTGCAGGTAGGTACACGGCTGAAGTACAAAGGTCTGGAGATGGGAAGAGTGACAGAACTGAATCTGGATGAGACTAAAAAAGCCATCCTGGCCCGTGTGTTACTTAACGAAGGCGCTGATTGGCTGGCTCGCACGGGTTCCAGATTCTGGCTGGTTAAACCCAGGCTGGGCCTGACCAACACGGCGCACCTGGAAACGCTGTTGACAGGTCTTTATATCGGCGTGTCACCGGCACGCTCTGAAACCGCTGCTAAACGTGTTGCTTTTGTCGCAAACCCGAGGGCACCTGATGACCAGCCTCGCGCCGGCGGCCTTCGTATTCAGTTAGTCAGCACTCAATTGGGCTCCATTAAACCGGGCAATCCTGTTTATTACCGAGAAATACCGGTAGGCGTGGTCACCGGATTCAAGTTAGGTAATCCCGCCGACAAGGTTATTATTTTTCTGAACATCGAAGATCACTATGCGCCGCTGGTCACTG contains these protein-coding regions:
- a CDS encoding N-acetylmuramoyl-L-alanine amidase, with protein sequence MALRFVSHPSPNFDAREIPVEFLVLHYTAVDLQGTLDIFSSSECGASAHLVIDLDGAIYELVSCLNGTAHRAWHAGISRWQEKEAFNDFAIGIELVNYNGNVFPFTNAQYSALKDVIQQLQQHYPSLNDPQRILGHEQIAGFRGKADPGCCFDWNRLFSDNFPDQPRPVRESVCPKALQTALEKLKPLEPVDREQRSLFWQRISELTETSVRLIQQGARAG
- a CDS encoding MlaD family protein, producing MSDEKMAVNADLKEHRRVPAIWLLPVIALMIVSFLVWRTLYHTGLEVHVHFDNAKGMKAGKTEVRYNGLAVGKVTRMTMTEDLKGVDVELEMDRQMKPYLREYSQFWLVQPQLSVAGVSGLETLVSGNYIAFRPSGRGETKRSFSALESPPAPGVREGGLSLILQADELSSVQEGSPVYYRRLKIGEVTRYALSQDDERVDIHVYIKPTFSHLVRKNTRFWNAGGVDISGSLTHLKVRTQSLTSMIQGGVALYTPDWEEQEPEAANGTRFPLYNDYDAAEAGISIAIEFPLDVALGQEKSKILFHGMEVGVIKDASFNEDYSAIIAEAVIRPEARHILVKGARFWMVAPQINLKGITGLETLLAGRYIAMDVSQVDMKKAEPETKFIGLASKPPASPSSPGLHLELRADSLEGLSQGSPVLYRKMPVGQVESYTLGKDGVVVKILIMPKYQHLVNKSTLFWNISGVTLEGGLQGFKVRTGTLNSMLSGGIAFKTPNPDAARVANKTRFVLYDDMSRASETGQVIDIQFESADGLQVGTRLKYKGLEMGRVTELNLDETKKAILARVLLNEGADWLARTGSRFWLVKPRLGLTNTAHLETLLTGLYIGVSPARSETAAKRVAFVANPRAPDDQPRAGGLRIQLVSTQLGSIKPGNPVYYREIPVGVVTGFKLGNPADKVIIFLNIEDHYAPLVTDKSRFWNASGVDFQFGLFSGARLRTESLEAILAGGIAFATPEQGDPVTPETSFELADEPKPEWLKWTPGILHPE
- a CDS encoding DeoR/GlpR family DNA-binding transcription regulator, yielding MLPVERREHILTYVEEKGCANIEEMAEKFDVSQMTIRRDIRTLEQEDKLRVTYGGAVSKSFLMEDIPYEKKNAVNIEEKKSIAYEALKLVKEGQIVLLDAGTSTMALAKLLMRMKVTVITPDLKIALQLSDSSTAKVYTTGGLVSAITKAHCDTTALSFLDSINADIAFLATNSWSLEHGMTTASTDHYFIRRKMLDRATRSVLLADSSKFGASSMKTICQLDELDTIITDSRFDDESLAAIREAGGNIIRS
- a CDS encoding phytanoyl-CoA dioxygenase family protein, with translation MLTLSKENRRQLSENGYTVIPDAVPLSLCDDAIDLITHFLDIDLSNPQSWYQKDLGYNGLVPVHQHQSLWNIRQHPNIHALFSQLLGTEKLWVRMDRLSFKPPSLDPETDQLKRHIHLDFPAEKLTSLRLQGILYLTDTEKDQGAFCCVPSLFKKDDVLKHRESLWFSEEELSQYPIEPIAAQAGSLIIWDSGLPHSGMLNISDKPRLAVYISMFPAGSEGTAEERIQLWQEKRAPEKWRGLRYQQDPEPGEPAQLSELGKKLLGLEKYT
- a CDS encoding paraquat-inducible protein A codes for the protein MVKKETSFDSGIRLCPDCDLMIKTPTFAHDPAYRQQASCPRCGCVLESHRPAGIQRCLALVVTGLILFIPANYYPVLSMDILGNVQQSTISEGVIALYQGGYGAVALLVLLSAILIPFLRLVILFQVLVSVGNGWGRRRSRTLLRIYTLLQEWGMTEIYFLGALVAVIKLADMASVQTGAGLYCFAGLMLCELMITLNLNEHELWKMLGEDP
- the pdxA gene encoding 4-hydroxythreonine-4-phosphate dehydrogenase PdxA; this encodes MNPLICIPMGDPAGIGPEILVKALAANDFSNSCRLLVVGYGAVLQQVISTCCLPLTIKPVKACTDIDPRTDILNLLEPTVPPQHFEPGTVSAAAGKMAYDCIQLATQLALEQQVHALVTPPINKMSLAAANIRQAGHTEILADLTDSRHPLTLFEVAGLKVFFLSRHLSLRQACDYVTRNNLIQCAQKAIEALKSLGIEMPSLAIAGLNPHCGDNGLFGHEEQEEIRPAVLRLQQLGLNVSGPWPADSVFYQALNGKFDAVISLYHDQGHIATKMVDFHKTISITCGLPFLRTSVDHGTAYDIAGKGIASDVSMTEAIKVAIRYLSGSGLSNIRP
- a CDS encoding DUF6364 family protein → MHKLALRINARLVEHAKKYAADHGKSLSQLVADYFNALLEESDVSKKLPPLTQSLRGIMAGSEVSSEEDYKKYLEDKYLLTSPGSLLNQPD
- a CDS encoding paraquat-inducible protein A, which codes for MTVTDPSSQMSSGAERRIKLCLNCHRVCRAGEIRCPRCGSKVRLRKKDSLSRCWALTLSAALLYIPANLLPIMTVSRFGRGRPDTIMSGVIELMHHGMAPIALLVFTASILVPLMKLLGMAWLLVCVQTGAMNPDRQTRLYRLIVWIGRWSMLDIFIISLLVALVQFGHLGTVTAGPAAFAFAAVVVLTMSAAMSFDPRLLWDRSSQLSLKGDQQ